The sequence below is a genomic window from Montipora capricornis isolate CH-2021 chromosome 14, ASM3666992v2, whole genome shotgun sequence.
ATGCTTTATTTTGATGTCCTGGATCTGCTGGATTACGTAATCGCACATATAGGATTAAGAGtgcctctcagcaattttcaccaaagactgtgcaagataaaaatatcgaaaattgccaaacttgTCACAATAAAGGCCTacgaaaaatatgttttagtttgtttcgataattattttacctggacggcgactttttcggtattGGGCCTTGTGAGGGAGTGAAAACGACTTCAAAATGTCGCTTGTTTGAATCgctttttttgaaataacgaatgagTAGCTTGAAAATCAAACAACATGGCACACGTAGAATAATTCATTCCCCCCTTTAGCActgttaacggtacaatataccaaaactggGATTTTTGACCAActtttaaaacttaaccttttttagattgattacagagtgccaaatttgtgcgaaattcgaccgtcaaaaaagcatcctggtacatggctttctcaaacgagacgatattcatcggaataagcaatgtttctgctgcaattaaattcaataacatttttgggtaaatgaaacggaggaattttgaggcccaatttcaacatgctgtttgtcaacaaaagtcgacctttgaccaccaaagcggaggcgaggtatattgaaatcacactGCACGCTCTTCTCGATTTAGTCACTGAACAATTCGAGACTTTAGGTTTACTGaaactactgtaggtaaaatggaacgtATCATTGAAACTTAACTGTcttggtttaagagtgacatattcggtaattaaaataactgacctaaaaatttgcatactagtaagatttattccattccatatttttacgcaaacaagtttccttaattcactttctgaacatacctgcaaaacaaacaaagaaaggtatccccctttatataagtatacgctggttggattttcctcgaagccctcaaacgaccatcgaacGGTCAACCAGCCGAACGATTTGTGACCttcgtgagttgtgccgtgattgtgtcgtcagagctgtcacgcagcggttattagggaccttacgatACGATGACGGCAAACCTTTGCGACCGCAGAGGAAAGACGGGAAGAACTGGGTCGAGGTTGCCGTTTTGGCACGAAATCTGGGTTGTTACGAGGTAAGCAAGACGGCGACGTCAAAACATAAACATAGTCCGTAAAAACAGTCCAAACTTGTTTTTGCATGGCTAGTCTAAGACAGACCAGAGAAGCGTTGCTTCTTTCTCACGCGATTGAAGTTATCGACGAAGAAGAATTTTTGCTGTTATACGATGTCAATAAGTCAAAGAATCCAAGTCATCCTTACTGGAATTATGACGCCTTTGACCTGGATTCGATGACTGACGATGAAAATGATGTATATCTGCTGGAAGAAACTTTGGATATTCCTGATGCTATCAAGTGCTATAATGGGGTTGTTGTGGATGGAGTGGAGGCGTTATGCATCACGTTAAAACGCTTTTCTTACCCGTGCCGATATGTTGACATGATGCCCAGATTTGGCAGAGCTGTACCCCATTTAAGTATGATTTCTAACCGCATTGCAGACATCATATTTGACGATTACGGTCACCTCCTTAGGAATTTGGCGCAGCCATGGCTATCCCAGGCAGACCTAAAGCAGTTTGCAGACTCTATCCACGCGAAAGGAGCTCCTTTGGAAACCTGTTGGGGTTTTATCGATGGAACGGTTCGGCCACTTTGCAAACCGGGCCAGAACCAGCGGGCACTTTACAATGGCCACAAAAGGGTTCATTCGATAAAATTTCAGTCTGTTGTGGCACCCAATGGCCTAATAGCAAACTTGTATGCTCCTGTTGAGGGAAAACGGCACGATAGCGGACTGCTTGCAGATTCTGGCCTACTTAATGACCTGTCACGCTACTCTTTTGCCCCAGATGATACCCCTCTATGCATTTACGGCGATCCGGCATATCCTTTACGGGTGCATTTGCTGGGACCTTTTAAAGGAGCTGCTCTAACACCTCTGGAACAGCACTTTAATAAGTCCATGAGCCAAGTCAGGCTTGCTGTAGAGTGGGTTTTTGGAGACATTACAAACTACTTTGCCTTCTTGGACttcaaaaaaaatcttaaaatagGGCTTAGTCCAGTTGGCAAAAAGTACATTGTTTGTTCTCTGTTGAGAAATGCACATACATGTTTGTACCACTCATCAACTTCTGAGTTCTTCGGTATTGACCCACCAGCAATTAAGGATTACTTCACATAAAAGCTCAGTCAGTACATGGAAACGCTTGCTATAAATTAGCATAACCAAAAATGGTCTGTTTAATGTTACAACTGCATATATCATACACTTTTTGTTTGGCCTTTTATGGTAGACTGTTGTATATATGGCATTATACTTCTTTCTCTTTAAAACCTACAAAGAACTGTAAACAGCAATTAAACTGGTTATAAAAAAAACGAATGAAAGGATCATTTAAGAGTATTAAAAGTTAGGATATCAGAATAACTTTTTTAAGAcattaaaaaacaaagcaattctCAATTCTAAAGACAGAAATGCATGTGAAGCATTACATTGAACATCGATaagtcactttttaaaaaaataatcactTAGAAACAAGTTTTGTATGAGTGCAAGAAGCATTTGATTttgctgctgttgctgctgtGAAAGGGCCAGTAAGGCATTGTGTTGTTGTTCACTCTGCTTATGAAATGCATTTAGcatttgctgctgttgttgttggaatGACACCTGCATGTCTCGCTGGGCTTGTTGCTCCTCCAcctttattttcatattttccTCAGCCCGTTGTCTGAAATAAGCTATGGTCTCACTTCCACTGGTTCGGTGTTTCTTCTGCTGCACATGCTCCTCTCCTTGATCAGCTTTCCGCTTTTGAGTTTCATCCAGTCTTTCAAGAACTTTCTTTCGCATTTCCTGAGCTTgtgcttttcctttttgttcTGAGACTTTATCCTGAGCATGGATTTGTGTCACCATCTCTTCCTCTGGGGCTAAAATTTCTTCCAGTAGCATATCGAGCTCAGTGATTTCTGGGCTGATACCAGATGCTTTCTCTTCGTTTCTAATCTTTGTCTTGTACTTCTCCGCAAGCAGGTTGAATCTCTCCCTTACTGAacgtttgtttactttaaacTTTGGCTTGTCAATTTGATTCAGACTTTCGGCAATCAAATTCCATATCCGTCCTCTTTCGGGACTGCCTTTTTTTGCCTTAAAAGGCTGCAGAAGGCGCACCTCTTTGCAAAACATGACATCGTGTTCATACGTCCACTCCGTCGGGGTTCTAAATATGCATGTAAACAAAACGTATACGTGATGATGAGCTATCGCTATGAAAATTGAAATATAACTGAAAGTACAAGCAGTGGAAGTGACTTCAATATGCTAATCTATTAAGGCTTCAAACAACACTGTTCAATAATAGCTGTGCCTCGTTTAggtacaaaaataaacaaataacttGGTGGAACTTGAGTTTTCCGAAAACACGCAGGCAAACAAATATCCGTGAATAGTCTTATTAATTTCACCTCAAATCGATGTCACTTGTAAATTACACAAAAACCTTAAGCAAGTATTGAATCAGTAGATAAAGACTAAGGTTGCATAAATTTTTAGAGCTTACATTTCGAAGTGCAGCACTACACGGAATACCTCAACGCAATGCTCGAAGTCAAAAATGCGAAAATGTACATGAGGTTAAAAGAGAGTGGACGTACAAGGTAAACTAGGTAAATACTtctaaattttcaatgaaacatCCTAGCTTAGGGGGTTTTCAAACCATTTTTACGTAAACGTCTCCCTATTTTGGTGGAAAGTGcggaaaaactttaaaaaatactCACGTTTTCAGCACAACGTCAGAGCCCgccatttcacgttgtagaGAAAGGCCGACGGAAGACCAAGAACGCTTGGTAACCACCCATTTATGATTGCCGTCACAGAGGTTTACCGTCTTCCTATTGTAAGGTCcctattctgagtttgttgggggaatttgtggcgCAAGTTCTGATtatccagcaaacgttcaatgcgtaacaatagcaaaatgtgatagggacaccaaggcacacttgagaagttataaagtatcagattcttctctggatacagtGGCTAGGCTTTTGCTCTTACGTGCAGGTAAGCTTTAACagaaatcacttaaattaagatattgagcagaaaatcaccTTGCGAAATTCGCAGATACATACCTCTTagtaaccgagttcgaggtccgtagtGTAAGTTACGGACGTAAGTTAAGTGTAGTTcacgttgatttatggcccacgcgcgaagcgcgcgggccataaatcaacgggaaaaaacgaggatccgtaacttacagtacggaccgagaaaacgaggttagtaagatatttattatatctgtgaggttaaccggcgcgcgggcaaggaaactagtcaaagtgaagcggaaggttcaactgccacaaagaatgccgtgccaaaatcccaaaaactaaatcttcttggctgttaagtttgaaatagttgcttgcaagattcaaacagttttcagtacaagtttatgcaacagaaatgacatgaaaaactcgctagatgatgttttgtcgaacttttaaatttagcgggctgtacagcgggccgtactgtagaatacggcccgctaatttagccaattacagcgcgcgtactatctgcgAGATATAATAatacctattacagacttaatgtcaaaGGCAGAATAAccgcccacaagaaatggacctaAAAACACTACTGCCGCAGTGCCGCAGTCCTGTTGTTGGATATatctcgttctttaatccacgAGGCAGGCACCGCGGCACtgcggcactagccagtctactcagcccaatttaaccttaagtcgactaaggcactgcggcaccagccattctactcaattcactctatccgacGTGAGCCACGCGAAACCTACTTTCGTTCACTTCGGCACTGCGGCTAGCGTCGCAAACGTAAACGCTcctttgtggacgggtattTAGCAATTgctccaattgcgaaaatcgagtaagcaagatatgGAAGACCATGTAATCATGTGTCGTTGTACGAGAGTGCGAGGACacacttttccagttgtccctgaagcgagGACACTGATCAGCGCAGccggattgtatcactgcccttgaaactaacggttattgttttcttattaattgcttttaaaggtgtttttgagatagatgatataattttgggtacgacgatttgcccacggcatcgtgatcgatttggaatccaatggagatgtaataagaaaagTCGCGCccgcccacatgaatgggcatcacacatggcagtgaaaggggagcgcgGATTAACCCTTGCTCAGTCTCAAAAACTTGACTTGCGCTTGACTTGCTGTTCTAGCGAAGTTACAACTACTTATGACCAAAGTTGTAGCACAGTGGCaaagttttaccgggcttccAGTTCTTTCCTTTCGCCAAGACAATTGTTTGGGCTATTGCGGTTTGCGAGTTGAAGAAAGGATTCCTATGTACCCATattcttttttcaagattagctgtgttgttacatcgcGGGGGAACGCATCTTTCAGGCATTTTTTCGCATCAACTCTCAAATCCTCATGTTCTCTGGCCACGTGTTTCCGAATCTACGTCATAAGTCGAGAGAAGACTTCAGCGAGTGGTATGCCAAAATTTGCTCGCTACTTAAAAAGTCGAAGAAAATTTCTCTCTCGTTTGAATGGAAAAATCCTTTCGCTAAAGTTCATTTTccaatatggactttcaaaagggaaaataacaatttttacGTTATGGGCAATGTAactgcaatgttatgataccatatgaaacaccaataggTGCTTAAccagatgcactcattaatgtgacgtaataggttaccatggaaacaaatgagccaccgaaaaacacgctatatattatctttaaacgcgtatatctcaaaaacgaactcggtgattcccattttttattgctggagattAATTGGCACgctaagacaaaactcattgcaaaagttgaagaaaataggccatttccgagatcatgcctgtctcctcttcaaaccCGATCTAAGTGCGAAAATTactttttattcatatgtaaagtagaactaattaccatcacaaaaactttgcactttaACTCGCagacaactcggaaatggcccattatttgcagcagattcatagccaccttcacaattgggaattttaaggtggttctgaatccgctccagattttttttaaactttgcaaagagtttcatcttagcctgctaatcgctTTTCGGCAATTAAAAATGTTGGTCAccttagttcgtttttgagatactaagtgctttaacacaaaatatagggcgtttttagatgcttcttttgttgccatggtaatttattacgtcacagtaacatgtacttcttgttaagcaattatcggCCGGTGTTTCATGTggcaccataacattgccgttaactGAAACAGCGTTGAAGAGTTAGTCTGTCTAATGAGACATTCcctcaaaaatggttgaaactggtttgagccaccttaacacaCACGCGCTAGTTTCAGGATAGTGTATACATCAGTGCTTTCGAGTCATACAACGGAATTAGCATGGTTGTGGTCAATAGAATTCTCTAAAGCCCGCAGACCACCACACCATGTATGTCATGTAGGTTGGAAAATTAGCCAGGATTTATTGTTCGTTAAAGCTCAGAGAGAGAGAGCGCAATTTATTCAAAAACTAGGTGCAAgtttcattcagaaaatgtgattcaaatatattttcaaggtgaaggtgtatatatttcttattttaccaCTATTTCGTCATTAAAAAAGTAGGTAtagggttattattattattatttttaaaactcCCAGTTCGCTTAGGCGGGCTTGGGCTAGTCAATCCAGCCGAGAACCGCATCACAAGAGTATGAGGCGTCTGTTAAGATCACAGGCCCTCTTGTGCGGCAAATTATCAAGCAAGCCAACGAGCCACCGGATGAGCGGAAATTAAGACCTTGCAAGCGAGTACACGAAGAGAAAAAGATGAATGGTTGAAGATGCAGTGTGAGCAAGTGAGGGAATCCTTGCCTAGCAAAATTGAACGCGAGGTAGAGCTAGCTACGGAGAAAGGAGCCTCGAATTGGTTGACGGTGATCCCGATAAAGAAGATGAATTTTAACTTGCAATCAAGGTAAGGTATGATTGGGAGGTATGATTGGGAGATCGCTGACCTACCGGCCGTGTGCACATGTGGGGACTTATTTACCGTTGACCATGCTATGGTCTGCCGGCATGGGGGGCTGATCATTCAGAGGCACAACGAGATTAGGGACTTAGAAGCGGAAATGTTGCGCATGGTCTGCACCGACGTAGAGATAGAGCCAGTCCTTCAGGAGATCACTGGGGAAGAGCTAAATAGAGGCGCAAACAAAGCGCCTGATGCCCGACTAGATGTTCACGCTCGCGGGTTTTGGGACAGACAGCAATCTGCGTTCTTCGATGTTCGGGTGTGCCATCCAAACGCAGATTCGTATCGAGAACTATCTCCGAAACAGATATTCCAACTACATGAAAATGAGAAGAAGAGGCAATACAGCAGGCGGGTTTTGGAAGTGGAGCAAGGGACATTCACACCATTAGTCTTTACAAGCACAGGTGGAATGGCCGATCAATGCAAGAGATTTCATAGCCGCCTCGCAGAGCTACTTGCGTTAAAGAAAGGGGATGACTACGCTACAACCATATCTTGGATAAGGGCGAAGGTATACTTTGCCATTCCACGATCAGCCTTGCTGAGTCTCAGAGGAACCAGGAGAAAGAGAAGAGCAGCCAATATATCTGACATTGACATTACATCGGAAAGTGCGCAAGTCGAAATTTAAGTAGTAACTTTTTTGTCAATCCAAATTATTTTAgatagttatttttattttttttatcttttgaggctttttataattgttattagtagTGTTTTTAGATAGTCATTTTTCGACAATTCTCTTTCGTAAACAAGAAGAATGTGCATAgggtatatattttaatattcatatttttaaaTCTGTAAATAGtctatgaataaattatttggcaaaaatatatatatatattattattattattattattattattattattgttattatcatcatcatgatatttatgtaatactattatataaattatacataataCCAGTATATATTACATAATGCATGCTATTATTAAATTtatatactactactaataatattattatccaTTGAAATGTATGTCAAAAAATAAGCCGGGGACAGCAGCTTTGTAAGCTCCACTGAAATTCGAGGACAAATAAAGTTATGCATGAATGAATGCATGTATATCGGTTGTTCTATTCATGCAATACTGTATTCGACAGTGGGATTAGAACTTACGCGATGCCACAGATATCAGTACTTGAGTaagcttttgaagtttttgagactgAGCAAAGGTTAATCcgcgctcccctttcactgccatgtgtgatgcccattcatgtgggcggGCGCGactttttcttattacatctccatcggattccaaatcgatcacgatgccgtgggcaaatcgtcgtacccaaaatgatatcatctatctcaaaaacatctttaaaagcaattaataagaaaacaataaccgttagtttcacgggcagtgatacaatccggctgcgctgatcaatgtactcgcttcagggacaactggaaaagtgagtgctcgcactctcgtacaacgatacatgattacatggtcttccatatcttgcttactcgattttcgcaattggagcgattgctgaatacccgtccacaaaggAGCGTTTACGTTTGCGACGCTAGCCGCAGTGCCGAAGTGAACGAAAGTAGGTTTCGCGTGGTTCACgtcggatagagtgaattgagtagaatggctggtgccgcagtgccttagtcgacttcaggttaaattgagctgagtagacaggctagtgccgcagtgccgcggtgcttgcctcatggattaaagaacgagatATATCCAACAACAGGACtgcggcagcagtgtttttaggtccatttcttgtgggcggttattttgcttttgacattaagggcgcgttcgattgactctattccggaataagaatacgtcgAGTGATGATAAAAACAGTATCTTTGGCtcgtttcaaagcagcaaggataattaaaatatgttcaaaatagcattttagcagatgtttgacaattttaatgtgaatctccgtaaaaacgaaggatttttaacttatattccatgtattcctattccggaatacggccaatcgaacgcgccctaagtctgtaataggtagtatctgcggatttcgcaaagtgattttctgctcaatatcgTAATTTAAGTGATTTCTGTTAAAGCTTACCTGCACGTAAGGCCAAAAGCCTAGCCACTGTATCCAGAGAAGAtccgacactttataacttcttaagtgtgccttggtgtccttatcacatgttgctattgttacgcattgaacgtttgctggattatcagaacttgCGACACAAATTCCCtcaacaaactcagaataaccgcacgaagccattggtctgcctgctttgtcctaatctcttgcgtggcagctctgacgacacaatcacggcacaacgcacgaaggtcacaaagcgttcgactggttgaccgttcgatggtcgtttgagggcttcgaggaaaat
It includes:
- the LOC138031544 gene encoding forkhead box protein P2-like → MFCKEVRLLQPFKAKKGSPERGRIWNLIAESLNQIDKPKFKVNKRSVRERFNLLAEKYKTKIRNEEKASGISPEITELDMLLEEILAPEEEMVTQIHAQDKVSEQKGKAQAQEMRKKVLERLDETQKRKADQGEEHVQQKKHRTSGSETIAYFRQRAEENMKIKVEEQQAQRDMQVSFQQQQQQMLNAFHKQSEQQHNALLALSQQQQQQNQMLLALIQNLFLSDYFFKK